One genomic region from Conexibacter woesei DSM 14684 encodes:
- a CDS encoding ArsR/SmtB family transcription factor, whose translation MPLPSEHPPAQRPLDHDEAEALAESMRAFATGSRLRLLWALLDGELTVEELAERTELSQSAVSHQLRLLRQGRLVSVRRSGRHAHYRLHDPHVVDLLAALRFHHEHVNPPAPAPAGDGSGFSGA comes from the coding sequence GTGCCGCTTCCCTCCGAGCACCCGCCGGCCCAACGACCGCTCGACCACGACGAGGCCGAGGCCCTCGCGGAGTCGATGCGCGCGTTCGCGACCGGCAGCCGCCTGCGGCTGCTGTGGGCGCTGCTCGACGGCGAGCTGACCGTCGAAGAGCTGGCCGAGCGGACGGAGCTGTCGCAGAGCGCCGTCTCACACCAGCTGCGGCTGCTGCGCCAGGGCCGGCTCGTGTCGGTGCGGCGCAGTGGGCGCCACGCCCACTACCGCCTGCACGACCCGCACGTGGTCGACCTGCTCGCCGCCCTGCGCTTCCACCACGAGCACGTCAACCCGCCGGCACCTGCGCCGGCGGGCGACGGCTCGGGGTTCAGCGGAGCGTGA
- a CDS encoding ATP-binding cassette domain-containing protein, giving the protein MRRDTWLDELAVELAARGIGPGETAAVVVEADVHLRETGTGALVAFGSPAAYAAAVADALGPEAAHRPAARQARARASRVSKRYRGTDVLDGVSVELRDGEAVLLMGPNGCGKSTLLRILAGLLRPDGGAVDVDGTIGYAPQDGGVIGDLLPDEHFVLFGRPRGLARDAAIQQGRRLADQLGWDAASAPAAGALSGGTRQKLNVVLAALGEPDVLLLDEPYQGMDRDSVQRFWELLWAWRDGGRAALVVSHAHDAIERADAVIELSASRARAAARTRSAA; this is encoded by the coding sequence ATGAGACGCGACACCTGGCTCGACGAGCTGGCGGTCGAGCTGGCCGCGCGCGGCATCGGTCCCGGTGAGACTGCGGCAGTCGTCGTCGAAGCCGACGTCCACCTGCGCGAGACCGGGACCGGCGCGCTCGTCGCGTTCGGCTCGCCCGCCGCCTACGCGGCCGCCGTCGCCGACGCGCTCGGACCGGAGGCGGCGCACCGGCCCGCGGCCAGACAGGCGCGGGCGCGCGCGTCGCGCGTCAGCAAGCGCTACCGCGGCACCGACGTGCTCGACGGCGTCAGCGTCGAGCTGCGCGACGGCGAGGCGGTGCTGCTGATGGGCCCCAACGGCTGCGGCAAGTCGACGCTGCTGCGGATCCTCGCCGGCCTGCTGAGACCCGACGGCGGCGCCGTCGACGTCGACGGCACGATCGGCTACGCCCCGCAGGACGGCGGCGTGATCGGCGACCTGCTGCCCGACGAGCACTTCGTGCTGTTCGGCCGGCCGCGCGGGCTCGCGCGCGACGCCGCGATCCAGCAGGGCCGGCGGCTCGCCGACCAGCTCGGCTGGGACGCCGCGTCGGCGCCGGCCGCGGGCGCGCTGTCGGGCGGCACGCGGCAGAAGCTCAACGTCGTCCTCGCCGCGCTCGGCGAGCCGGACGTGCTGCTGCTCGACGAGCCCTACCAGGGGATGGACCGCGACAGCGTCCAGCGCTTCTGGGAGCTGCTGTGGGCGTGGCGCGACGGCGGCCGCGCGGCGCTCGTCGTCTCGCACGCGCACGACGCGATCGAGCGCGCCGACGCGGTGATCGAGCTGAGCGCTTCCCGCGCACGTGCGGCGGCGCGGACGCGGAGCGCGGCATGA
- a CDS encoding diacylglycerol/lipid kinase family protein, protein MSRQRAAAIAALALGAGGLALAVVVAVQDFPRGPLALVCVAVAATAAWYGLLRTGAARGTALLVAALGVGGALALLAADRPLEEALVVAALALSVVAARAAFAVHTHLPHRPAPQRPVLFYNPKSGGGKAERFSLASEARARGIEPIELGAPDWDLERLVRDAVADGADGLAMAGGDGSQAVVAAIAAELDLPYACVPAGTRNHFALDLGVDRDDVVGALDAFVRGGERRVDLAEVNGQVFVNNVSLGLYAEAVQRPGYREAKLRTILGTLPDVLGPEGTGLDLRWTGPGGHEHRSGAAILVSNNRYRLGRAVGSGTRPSIEDGLLGITVAGAPTGRGGRGRLPQRPWREWTAPQFEVAADHPVPAGVDGEAVQLEPPLRFHIRPGVLRVRVARQHPGASPSATLPDGLRQSARALARIALSNEPTTKES, encoded by the coding sequence ATGAGCCGGCAGCGCGCGGCGGCGATCGCCGCGCTCGCACTCGGCGCGGGCGGACTCGCGCTCGCGGTCGTCGTCGCGGTGCAGGACTTCCCGCGCGGCCCGCTCGCGCTCGTCTGTGTGGCCGTCGCCGCGACCGCGGCCTGGTACGGCCTCCTGCGGACCGGGGCCGCCCGCGGCACGGCGCTGCTGGTCGCCGCGCTCGGCGTCGGCGGGGCGCTCGCCCTGCTCGCCGCCGACCGCCCGCTGGAGGAGGCGCTCGTCGTCGCTGCGCTCGCGCTGAGCGTCGTCGCGGCGCGCGCGGCGTTCGCCGTCCACACGCACCTGCCGCACCGGCCCGCGCCGCAGCGGCCGGTGCTGTTCTACAACCCGAAGTCCGGCGGCGGCAAGGCGGAGCGCTTCTCGCTCGCGTCGGAGGCGCGGGCGCGCGGGATCGAGCCGATCGAGCTCGGGGCGCCGGACTGGGATCTCGAGCGGCTGGTCCGCGACGCGGTCGCCGACGGCGCCGACGGGCTGGCGATGGCCGGGGGCGACGGCTCGCAGGCCGTCGTCGCCGCGATCGCAGCGGAGCTGGACCTCCCCTACGCCTGCGTGCCGGCCGGCACGCGCAACCACTTCGCGCTCGACCTCGGCGTCGACCGCGACGACGTCGTCGGCGCGCTCGACGCGTTCGTGCGCGGCGGCGAGCGGCGCGTCGACCTCGCCGAGGTCAACGGGCAGGTCTTCGTCAACAACGTCTCGCTCGGCCTCTACGCCGAGGCGGTCCAGCGCCCCGGCTACCGCGAGGCGAAGCTGCGCACCATCCTCGGCACGCTGCCCGACGTGCTCGGCCCCGAGGGGACCGGGCTCGACCTGCGCTGGACGGGCCCCGGCGGGCACGAGCACCGCTCGGGCGCCGCGATCCTCGTCTCCAACAACCGCTATCGGCTCGGCCGCGCGGTCGGCTCGGGCACGCGCCCGAGCATCGAGGACGGGCTGCTCGGGATCACGGTCGCCGGCGCCCCGACCGGCCGCGGCGGCCGCGGGCGCCTGCCACAGCGACCGTGGCGGGAATGGACGGCGCCGCAGTTCGAGGTCGCCGCCGACCATCCCGTGCCCGCCGGCGTCGACGGCGAGGCGGTCCAACTGGAGCCACCGCTGCGCTTCCACATCCGCCCCGGCGTCCTGCGCGTGCGCGTCGCGCGCCAGCATCCCGGCGCCTCGCCGTCGGCCACGCTGCCCGACGGGCTCCGCCAGAGCGCGCGTGCGCTCGCTCGCATCGCCTTGTCGAACGAACCCACAACGAAGGAGAGCTGA
- a CDS encoding hotdog fold domain-containing protein yields the protein MPTSRLLTAYRALERVPLGRSIFSQGYRFAAPYFRTIPARVESVEPGLAVAQMWHAPWVRNHLGGVHAIALCNLAELTMGAAAEATVPGTHRWIPQGMEVEYRAKAHGRMRATARIELPEPLVERQQVAVAIAIADRAGTEVLSGTIRIWVTARPPR from the coding sequence ATGCCCACCTCCCGCCTGCTGACGGCCTATCGCGCGCTGGAGCGCGTGCCGCTCGGCCGCTCGATCTTCTCCCAGGGATACCGCTTCGCGGCACCGTACTTCCGCACGATCCCGGCGCGGGTCGAATCCGTCGAGCCGGGCCTCGCGGTCGCGCAGATGTGGCACGCGCCGTGGGTCCGCAACCATCTCGGCGGCGTGCACGCGATCGCGCTCTGCAACCTCGCCGAGCTGACGATGGGCGCCGCCGCGGAGGCGACCGTGCCGGGCACGCACCGCTGGATCCCGCAGGGGATGGAGGTCGAGTACCGCGCGAAGGCGCACGGGCGGATGCGCGCGACCGCGCGGATCGAGCTGCCCGAGCCGCTCGTCGAGCGCCAGCAGGTCGCCGTCGCGATCGCGATCGCCGACCGCGCCGGCACCGAGGTCCTGTCCGGCACGATCCGCATCTGGGTCACCGCGCGCCCGCCGCGCTGA
- a CDS encoding glycosyltransferase family 2 protein, which translates to MLIGQLAIAVTVIGWALFVVTTLTRSSIAGGDGPPLGLATIGYIVIMSLLACSALAYLTTRLGYYSRSRSHRRATRAELGQTFERSAPTLTVLIPSYQEEERVNRMTLLSAALQEYPDLELVLLVDDPPAPRYRGPAEMLAAAHGLPGEIEALLSTPVARFTAALDGFETKYIEGGDPRLEDALEVAAEYEHAAQWLTDYAAGYEVTDHTDQFLVDQVLLALAGEMTTTAKALRAAIGDGATLTKDHLRFLLRRLTWIFGARISSFQRKRFVSLSHEPNKAMNLNSYIGLMGGSYREIAVPGGGLALLRTDSDADLVVRNPDYVLTLDADSLLLPEYCQRIVHLLEQQEHARVAVAQAPYTAFPGASTRLERMAGATTDLQHMVHQGMTHYDATFWVGANAVLRKRAIDDLREVSHDGDWEISRYISDRTVIEDTESSIDLGVHGWRLLNYPERLSYSATPPDFGALCIQRQRWANGGLLILPALWRQIRTRRDRGERQRLGETFLRVNYMASICWASIGLIFLLLYQFNDQLISPLVLLISVPYFLMMAVDLKHCGYRRSDVFGLYGFNLVLLGVNLAGVGASLLQVLIGGRPAFKRTPKVHTRTTPGLTFVLLPYVFVAFSVLTLLSDLDRDRWVNVILAGLNAAAATYAIVAYIGVGHSLVDVWRNVVSWLYKPQRSARAKRAERRQALAQPAAPHWSQTLAYAPADGVRRAERRSASGRSGTAADRRSGSAADRRAGNGRRETDLPAYMGRRATDRPPGRADDPPAPLRVADDEASVPAVAEPEVPR; encoded by the coding sequence ATGCTGATCGGGCAGCTCGCGATCGCGGTGACCGTGATCGGCTGGGCGCTGTTCGTCGTCACGACGCTGACGCGCAGCTCGATCGCCGGCGGTGACGGCCCGCCGCTCGGCCTCGCGACGATCGGCTACATCGTGATCATGAGCCTGCTGGCGTGCTCGGCGCTCGCGTACCTGACGACACGGCTGGGCTACTACTCGCGCTCGCGCAGCCATCGCCGCGCCACGCGTGCGGAGCTGGGCCAGACGTTCGAGCGCTCGGCGCCGACGCTGACGGTGCTGATCCCCTCCTACCAGGAGGAAGAGCGCGTCAACCGCATGACGCTGCTGTCCGCGGCGCTGCAGGAGTACCCCGACCTCGAGCTGGTGCTGCTGGTCGACGACCCGCCCGCGCCGAGATACCGCGGACCGGCCGAGATGCTGGCGGCCGCGCACGGGCTGCCGGGTGAGATCGAGGCGCTGCTGAGCACGCCGGTGGCCCGCTTCACTGCCGCGCTCGACGGCTTCGAGACGAAGTACATCGAGGGCGGCGACCCGCGCCTGGAGGACGCGCTCGAGGTCGCGGCCGAGTACGAGCACGCCGCACAGTGGCTCACCGACTACGCCGCCGGCTACGAGGTGACCGACCACACCGACCAGTTCCTCGTCGACCAGGTGCTGCTCGCGCTGGCGGGCGAGATGACGACGACGGCGAAGGCGCTGCGCGCCGCGATCGGCGACGGCGCGACGCTCACCAAGGACCACCTGCGCTTCCTGCTGCGACGCCTCACCTGGATCTTCGGCGCGCGCATCAGCTCGTTCCAGCGCAAGCGCTTCGTGTCGCTCTCGCACGAGCCGAACAAGGCGATGAACCTCAACAGCTACATCGGGCTGATGGGCGGCAGCTACCGCGAGATCGCGGTGCCCGGCGGCGGCCTCGCGCTGCTGCGCACCGACAGCGACGCCGACCTCGTCGTGCGCAACCCCGACTACGTGCTGACGCTCGACGCCGACAGCCTGCTGCTGCCCGAGTACTGCCAGCGGATCGTGCACCTGCTCGAACAGCAGGAGCACGCGCGCGTCGCCGTCGCGCAGGCGCCGTACACGGCCTTCCCCGGCGCCTCCACCCGGCTGGAGCGGATGGCCGGCGCGACGACCGACCTGCAGCACATGGTCCACCAGGGGATGACCCACTACGACGCGACCTTCTGGGTCGGCGCCAACGCCGTCCTGCGCAAGCGCGCGATCGACGACCTGCGCGAGGTCAGCCACGACGGCGACTGGGAGATCAGCCGCTACATCTCCGACCGCACCGTGATCGAGGACACCGAGTCGAGCATCGACCTCGGCGTCCACGGCTGGCGGCTGCTCAACTACCCCGAGCGGCTGAGCTACAGCGCGACGCCGCCGGACTTCGGCGCGCTCTGCATCCAGCGTCAGCGCTGGGCCAACGGCGGCCTGCTGATCCTCCCCGCGCTGTGGCGCCAGATCCGCACGCGGCGCGATCGCGGCGAGCGCCAGCGCCTTGGCGAGACGTTCCTGCGCGTCAACTACATGGCGTCGATCTGCTGGGCGTCGATCGGCCTGATCTTCCTGCTGCTCTACCAGTTCAACGACCAGCTGATCAGCCCGCTCGTGCTGCTGATCTCCGTGCCGTACTTCCTGATGATGGCCGTCGACCTCAAGCACTGCGGCTATCGGCGCAGCGACGTCTTCGGCCTGTACGGGTTCAACCTCGTGCTGCTGGGCGTGAACCTCGCCGGCGTCGGCGCGTCCCTGCTGCAGGTGCTGATCGGCGGGCGCCCGGCGTTCAAGCGGACGCCGAAGGTGCACACGCGCACGACCCCCGGACTCACCTTCGTCCTGCTGCCGTACGTCTTCGTCGCCTTCTCGGTGCTGACGCTGCTCAGCGACCTCGACCGCGACCGCTGGGTCAACGTGATCCTGGCGGGGCTCAACGCCGCCGCCGCCACGTACGCGATCGTCGCGTACATCGGCGTCGGCCACTCGCTCGTCGACGTCTGGCGCAACGTCGTCAGCTGGCTCTACAAGCCGCAGCGCTCGGCGCGCGCCAAGCGCGCCGAACGGCGTCAGGCGCTCGCCCAGCCGGCCGCGCCGCACTGGTCGCAGACGCTCGCGTACGCCCCGGCCGACGGCGTGCGCCGCGCGGAGCGGCGCTCCGCGTCCGGCCGCTCCGGCACCGCCGCCGACCGCCGCTCCGGCTCGGCGGCCGACCGCCGCGCCGGCAACGGCCGCCGCGAGACCGACCTGCCGGCGTACATGGGCCGTCGCGCGACCGACCGGCCGCCGGGCCGCGCCGACGACCCGCCGGCTCCGCTGAGGGTCGCCGACGACGAGGCCTCCGTTCCCGCCGTCGCCGAGCCGGAGGTCCCGCGATGA
- a CDS encoding chitinase → MSAADLPDPATLPDAPEPRLSVWRVLVALVLVAAAAGGGFLAVRDVTSTEPARAHGAAGAGTWFAPYVDTTLTPTYAFQDRAANPSPNAVLGFVVAGREADGACTPTWGTHQSLDGAATALDLDRRVAQLRGQGGDAVISFGGQANSELAVTCKRPDALVSAYRKVIDRYAADTVDFDVEGDALADAEANRRRAAAVKAIQDDVRADGGRLAVWLTLPVTPEGLNPDALAVVQSMLDARVDLAGVNVMAMDFGVPSAASDMRKAILSSVTATRSQLSAVFGRAGARLGSASLWRKVGVTVMIGQNDVRGERVSVKDAEAIADFAADRGLGRVSIWSLNRDKQCGVTFAVVGTLSNLCSGVVQKDLQFTKTFDGLRGSIRANAAAVTKPDLLPEATTATVDDPAKSPYPIWQPEQAYREGYKVVWHQAVYVAKWFSQGQTPDSENVEPGQSPWRLIGPVLRTDRAPVIPKLPAGTHPAWSAAKVFTAGQKVLYRGLPYEASWYTQGDVPGEPGKGGTVSPWKPLYRIPGEPAAEPGEPTGG, encoded by the coding sequence ATGAGCGCCGCCGACCTGCCCGATCCCGCCACGCTGCCCGACGCGCCCGAGCCGAGACTGTCGGTCTGGCGCGTGCTGGTCGCGCTGGTGCTCGTCGCCGCCGCCGCGGGCGGCGGCTTCCTCGCCGTGCGCGACGTCACCTCGACCGAACCGGCGCGGGCGCACGGCGCCGCGGGCGCGGGCACGTGGTTCGCGCCGTACGTCGACACGACGCTCACCCCGACCTACGCGTTCCAGGACCGCGCCGCGAACCCGTCGCCCAACGCCGTGCTCGGCTTCGTCGTCGCCGGCAGAGAGGCCGACGGCGCCTGCACGCCGACGTGGGGGACGCACCAGTCGCTCGACGGCGCCGCGACCGCGCTCGACCTCGACCGCCGCGTCGCGCAGCTGCGCGGGCAGGGCGGCGACGCCGTGATCTCGTTCGGCGGACAGGCGAACAGCGAGCTGGCGGTGACCTGCAAGCGCCCCGACGCGCTCGTGTCGGCCTACCGCAAGGTGATCGACCGCTACGCGGCCGACACGGTCGACTTCGACGTCGAGGGCGACGCGCTCGCCGACGCCGAGGCCAACCGCCGCCGCGCAGCCGCGGTCAAGGCGATCCAGGACGACGTGCGCGCCGACGGAGGCCGCCTCGCCGTCTGGCTGACGCTGCCGGTGACGCCCGAGGGGCTGAACCCCGACGCGCTCGCGGTCGTGCAGTCGATGCTCGACGCGAGAGTCGACCTCGCCGGCGTCAACGTGATGGCGATGGACTTCGGCGTCCCGTCCGCCGCGAGCGACATGCGCAAGGCGATCCTCTCGTCGGTCACCGCGACGCGCAGCCAGCTGTCCGCCGTCTTCGGCCGCGCCGGCGCGAGACTCGGCAGCGCCAGCCTCTGGCGCAAGGTCGGCGTCACCGTGATGATCGGCCAGAACGACGTCAGAGGCGAGCGCGTCTCGGTCAAGGACGCGGAGGCGATCGCGGACTTCGCCGCCGACCGCGGCCTCGGGCGCGTCTCGATCTGGTCGCTCAACCGCGACAAGCAGTGCGGCGTGACGTTCGCCGTCGTCGGGACGCTCTCGAACCTCTGCAGCGGCGTCGTCCAGAAGGACCTACAGTTCACCAAGACGTTCGACGGGCTGCGCGGCAGCATCCGCGCGAACGCGGCGGCGGTGACGAAGCCCGACCTGCTGCCGGAGGCGACGACCGCGACGGTCGACGATCCCGCCAAGAGCCCGTACCCGATCTGGCAGCCCGAGCAGGCGTACCGCGAGGGCTACAAGGTCGTCTGGCACCAGGCGGTCTACGTGGCGAAGTGGTTCTCTCAGGGTCAGACGCCCGATTCCGAGAACGTCGAGCCGGGCCAGTCGCCGTGGCGGCTGATCGGGCCGGTGCTGCGCACCGACCGCGCGCCTGTGATCCCGAAGCTGCCGGCCGGGACCCACCCGGCGTGGTCGGCCGCGAAGGTCTTCACGGCCGGCCAGAAGGTGCTGTACCGCGGGCTTCCGTACGAGGCCAGCTGGTACACGCAGGGCGACGTGCCGGGCGAGCCGGGCAAGGGCGGGACCGTCTCGCCGTGGAAGCCGCTGTACCGGATCCCCGGCGAGCCGGCCGCTGAGCCCGGCGAGCCGACCGGCGGCTGA
- a CDS encoding FG-GAP-like repeat-containing protein, with product MTCLSLSSLVALSFPAGAGAGVAFAPSVSLPTGTAPSAVASADVNRDWRPDLITANDVVGDDVSVLVSAGAGVFAPATNFSFGASPVAIAAGDFDWDNRVDLVTVDRGSDTVSARRGMVGGTFGAPTVIPVGAAPAGLVLGDVTGNGAVDIVTADAGANTVTVVREVSGSGWDSPVGFQVGATPRSVAAGDLDDGYYRDLVTANAGGNSVSVLMNTMPSMAAPITFAPAVDYPAGSAPSAVALGDFDRDGQVDIATANPSTSSVSVLLNTGSGFSAPTSFSVDGTPQSIAVGDFNSDMTQDIATGSTAESTVSVLVSDRAGGFAAARVFGVGAAPKGIAVGDFNADAATDIAVASSGANAVSVLMSKPAADLSSASLTFGTAGAPVPQGALSGTQGVTITNDGGVSMAIAGFMFGGANAEDFLVSADTCREALAPDRSCTVWVRFVPQAQGTRAATLNIVSNDPANPSVQLQGFAGPPQGGATGLQGPKGDDGDTGPKGDTGAKGDAGTPGSKGDAGANGARGDAGASGAKGDRGTKGDAGPQGPAGKAGQIRLVTCTTRTVRGRRVRRCETKTIEGSTSFTTAATARASLTRDGRVYATGTASRSTGLRLRTRGAVPAGRYTLTLRYRQARQQITVTAKVTLR from the coding sequence GTGACGTGCCTTTCGCTCAGCAGCCTCGTCGCGCTGAGCTTCCCCGCCGGCGCGGGCGCGGGCGTAGCCTTCGCGCCGAGCGTCAGCCTTCCGACGGGCACCGCGCCGAGTGCGGTCGCCAGCGCTGACGTCAACAGAGACTGGCGTCCGGATCTCATTACGGCCAACGACGTCGTCGGGGACGACGTGTCGGTGCTGGTGAGCGCGGGCGCGGGCGTGTTCGCACCCGCCACCAACTTCTCGTTCGGGGCGTCTCCCGTGGCGATCGCGGCCGGCGACTTCGACTGGGACAACCGGGTGGACCTCGTGACCGTCGACCGCGGGTCCGACACGGTGTCGGCGCGCAGAGGGATGGTCGGCGGAACGTTCGGCGCGCCGACCGTCATCCCGGTCGGCGCCGCCCCGGCTGGGCTCGTCCTCGGCGATGTCACAGGCAACGGCGCTGTGGACATCGTGACCGCCGACGCCGGTGCGAACACGGTGACGGTGGTGCGCGAGGTCTCAGGGAGCGGGTGGGACTCCCCGGTGGGCTTCCAGGTCGGTGCCACGCCCAGGTCGGTCGCCGCGGGCGACCTCGACGACGGCTACTACCGCGACCTCGTGACAGCCAACGCGGGTGGGAACTCCGTGTCTGTGCTGATGAACACGATGCCGTCCATGGCCGCGCCCATCACGTTCGCGCCAGCCGTCGACTATCCGGCGGGCAGCGCCCCAAGCGCGGTCGCCCTCGGGGACTTCGACCGCGATGGGCAGGTCGACATCGCGACGGCCAATCCGTCGACGAGCAGCGTCTCCGTGCTGCTGAACACCGGCAGCGGGTTCTCGGCGCCGACCAGCTTTTCCGTCGACGGCACGCCGCAGTCGATCGCGGTGGGGGACTTCAACAGCGACATGACGCAGGACATCGCGACCGGCAGCACCGCCGAGAGCACGGTGTCGGTGCTCGTGAGCGACCGAGCCGGCGGCTTCGCGGCCGCGCGCGTCTTCGGTGTCGGCGCCGCTCCGAAGGGGATCGCGGTCGGCGATTTCAACGCGGACGCCGCGACCGACATCGCGGTCGCCTCATCTGGCGCGAACGCCGTGTCGGTCCTGATGAGCAAGCCGGCCGCCGACCTGAGCAGTGCGTCGCTGACGTTCGGCACGGCCGGCGCGCCGGTCCCCCAGGGTGCGCTCAGCGGCACGCAGGGCGTGACGATCACCAACGACGGCGGGGTGTCGATGGCGATCGCGGGCTTCATGTTCGGCGGGGCGAACGCTGAGGACTTCCTCGTCTCCGCGGACACCTGTCGCGAGGCGCTCGCGCCGGACCGCAGCTGCACCGTGTGGGTGCGTTTCGTGCCGCAGGCCCAGGGCACCCGTGCGGCGACGCTGAACATCGTCTCCAACGATCCGGCGAACCCGTCGGTCCAGCTGCAGGGCTTCGCCGGTCCGCCGCAGGGCGGCGCGACCGGGCTGCAGGGGCCGAAGGGCGACGACGGCGACACCGGCCCGAAGGGCGACACCGGCGCGAAGGGCGATGCCGGCACGCCGGGCTCCAAGGGCGACGCCGGCGCGAACGGTGCGCGGGGCGACGCGGGCGCGTCGGGCGCCAAGGGAGACAGAGGCACCAAGGGCGACGCCGGCCCGCAGGGTCCGGCGGGCAAGGCCGGTCAGATCCGGCTCGTGACGTGCACGACCCGGACGGTCAGAGGCAGGAGAGTCCGCAGGTGCGAGACGAAGACGATCGAGGGAAGCACCAGCTTCACGACCGCCGCGACCGCTCGCGCGTCGTTGACGCGCGACGGCCGCGTGTACGCGACCGGCACCGCCAGCCGCTCCACGGGCCTGCGTCTGCGCACGCGCGGCGCGGTGCCTGCCGGCCGCTACACGCTCACGCTCCGCTACCGACAGGCGCGGCAGCAGATCACGGTGACCGCGAAGGTCACGCTCCGCTGA
- a CDS encoding phosphatase PAP2 family protein, with protein MDSAQDSPAAPPPGPARWLDDAERVDVALYAAIARTPTPALDRAMARLSHAADYSRLSLVSAAVLAAAGGHSGRRAAVDGLVAVGVTSSVVNLAAKPLGRRRRPDRAAEHVPVARHVRMPSSTSFPSGHSAAAFAFATGVGHALPRAAIPLRGLAALVAYSRVHTGVHYPGDVVAGALIGTVLAQLATHARDRRAAQRP; from the coding sequence GTGGATTCCGCCCAGGACTCCCCCGCCGCACCGCCGCCGGGACCCGCGCGCTGGCTGGACGACGCCGAGCGCGTCGACGTCGCGCTGTACGCGGCGATCGCGCGGACCCCGACGCCGGCGCTCGATCGCGCGATGGCTCGCCTGTCCCATGCAGCTGACTATTCCCGCTTGTCGCTCGTCTCTGCCGCAGTTCTCGCGGCGGCGGGTGGGCACAGCGGGCGACGGGCGGCCGTCGACGGCCTCGTCGCGGTCGGCGTTACGTCGAGCGTCGTCAACCTCGCGGCGAAGCCGCTCGGGCGCCGGCGGCGTCCCGACCGTGCCGCCGAGCACGTCCCCGTCGCCCGGCACGTGCGGATGCCGTCGTCGACGTCGTTCCCGTCCGGCCACTCGGCCGCCGCGTTCGCGTTCGCGACCGGCGTCGGGCACGCGCTCCCGCGGGCGGCGATCCCGCTGCGCGGGCTCGCCGCGCTGGTCGCGTACTCGCGTGTCCACACCGGCGTCCACTACCCCGGCGACGTCGTCGCCGGCGCGCTGATCGGGACCGTGCTGGCCCAGCTCGCGACGCACGCGCGCGACCGCCGCGCGGCGCAGCGCCCCTGA
- a CDS encoding amphi-Trp domain-containing protein has product MDIFSVEQKERLRREEAAARLHRLADMLARHNDIEFERGGLRFNVRVPDEVNLKIELEVESDERELEIELTW; this is encoded by the coding sequence ATGGACATCTTCTCGGTCGAGCAGAAGGAGCGCCTCCGTCGCGAGGAAGCCGCGGCCCGGCTGCACAGACTCGCCGACATGCTCGCCCGCCACAACGACATCGAGTTCGAGCGCGGCGGGCTCCGCTTCAACGTTCGCGTGCCCGATGAGGTGAACCTCAAGATCGAGCTGGAGGTGGAGAGCGACGAGCGCGAACTGGAGATAGAGCTGACCTGGTGA
- a CDS encoding YnfA family protein produces MAAARGRRGRRGLRQDGDVTGRSIALFLAAALAEIGGAYLVWIGLRENKSALVCLAGVATITYARR; encoded by the coding sequence ATGGCCGCGGCGCGCGGCCGCCGCGGCCGCCGCGGCCTACGGCAGGACGGCGACGTGACCGGCCGCTCGATCGCGCTGTTCCTCGCTGCCGCGCTCGCGGAGATCGGCGGCGCGTACCTCGTCTGGATCGGCCTGCGCGAGAACAAGAGCGCGCTCGTCTGCCTTGCCGGCGTCGCGACGATCACGTACGCCCGGCGCTGA
- a CDS encoding PadR family transcriptional regulator yields the protein MTNEDRRPVWLRGVLDFCLLALLADGEAYGYELARRLEEHGLGTVPGGSLYPALLRREKLGHLRAEWRAGEGGPGRKYYAITPTGRAALEREAVAWRGFAAGVEATITGVAAR from the coding sequence ATGACGAACGAAGACCGACGGCCGGTGTGGCTGCGCGGGGTGCTCGACTTCTGCCTCCTCGCGCTGCTCGCCGATGGCGAGGCGTACGGCTACGAGCTGGCGCGACGGCTGGAGGAGCACGGACTCGGAACGGTCCCCGGCGGGTCGCTGTACCCGGCGCTGCTGCGGCGTGAGAAGCTCGGCCACCTGCGCGCCGAATGGCGCGCGGGGGAGGGCGGACCGGGGCGCAAGTACTACGCGATCACCCCGACGGGCCGTGCGGCGCTGGAGCGCGAGGCGGTCGCGTGGCGCGGCTTCGCCGCGGGCGTCGAGGCGACGATCACAGGCGTCGCGGCACGATGA